Below is a window of Mus caroli chromosome 2, CAROLI_EIJ_v1.1, whole genome shotgun sequence DNA.
CATGCACTCAGTACCTAACTTGCATTTATTCCTTACACATCATCTCATCTGGGACCCAGATGTGTTAGGTTAGTTATTTGAAGTCACACAGCCAGTGATTAGGAGAGCAGGACTTGAACCTGGTCCGACGTCCTCCAGAACCCCATCAATGTCAGATGTTAGACCACCCACCACTCACCTTCTCCAGGAGGCTTCGTCCTGCCAGAACTCATACAGGGTGAAAGCAGCATTGTCTAGCATCTTCTGGGCAGACACACTGTAGAACCAAAGAGGTAGCCAGGCTGGACCACAGCTGTGACCACCACTGCCTATCTGCCCAGGGTACCCATCCCACCATCCCTCTCTgttcccacccactcacccatcccaCTGGCTCTCCAGAGACTCACTGCAGACAATGGCTTTGGGCCCCTGTGAAGTTCATGTAGCAGCTCAAAGCACGATGAAATTCCTGCAGGGCATCCTCTGCCACCTGCACTTGCCTCTGCGCCACAAGGATGTGCTGGCAAAAAAGCAGCTAGTCAGGGGACAAGCCAAGCTCAGGGTATAATCAAGTCTTCCTAATGTGGTCCAGATCTGCCCCCTGTGGGATCAAGTCCCCACAGCCAACAAGACCTCTCAGCATCTGACTCCATCCTCCAGGCTACTGACCAACCCTCACCCTCTGCTGTACCACCTCCCACTGTGCCTTCCAGCTTCCATTCCTACCTTAGGCCTGACTTTGACAGGTACAAATGAGAGAACAGAAAACCTAAGGTAGCCATAGAGTGAGAACCAAAACCTAGCACCTGCCTACCAGATCTGGGTAGACAGATCTTTAATACTCTTTCCCAAGCTCACCGAGTCAAGCCCCTTGGTAAGGTCCTCTTCATGCATGGGTTCCAGCCGGGGTGCCTGCAAGAGACACAGAACATAGACCGAGCCTCTAGTATGTATTGGCGTGGGCAGGCACTGGCTACCCAGCCTCTCACCTTGCACTCAAGCTGGTCTATGAGCTCCTGGAGGCGGTTGACCTGTAGCCGCCACTGCAGCTCAGCCTCTGAACTCCGCCCTGGCAGAGGGACCAGGAGGACATCAGCCAGGGCCCCTGAAGGGAGGCCGCTCAGGGTGAACTGGGAACATTGGCAGAGCAAAGCCCTGAGAGAATAGGAGATGCCACATCTTTCCTGGCCCTATGCAACCAGATCCTACCCTGCCATAGGCAAACCTGTATCAGAGGATCCAGGAGACCAGGACGGTGACCAACTGATGCTCCTTAGGGCTCTGCGTCCTGCCCTCCGGCTGCCACAGGGCCTACTCTGCACTTTGATAGTTTCTTCATCCAACCTGGAAAGTAGAAGGTTAGTCCAGTGTCCCCAGACCCATAGTGTCAAGGACTGGGATTTCAGCACAGGACCAGACTTAGGTAGGGCAAGACAGGTCTCCTGGGTCTTTGAAGCCCAGCCCCCAAACCACTGACCCCTTCTCTCAGCAGATCACGACCCCAAGAATGTGGCCTCTGGAAGGCTGGATGGAACAGGACACTGAGGAGTTTGGAATTCAGGGACAACAGGCACCCACACACCTGCAGCGCAGTAGCACACTCACATACCGCTGGCCACGGGCCTGCGCCTCCAAGGTGTCTGATGCTCCCTCCAGGGAGGTCTGCAGGGCTTGTAGCTGATTCACAGTCTCCCGCAGCAGAAATCGTGTGACAAACTGGTCCACCTTGGAGGCCTGTTCATACTCCTATGTGCAGGGCAAGATAACAGGGAGCTTACCTTGCTCATGAGAGCAGCAATAGAAGTGGACAGAGCATGCAGGCCAGCACAAGCTAGTTACCACTTCCCATCTTTGTCTCCAGACAGGGTCTTAATTTCTAGCCCAGACTTGCCTTGAATTGGGATCCTCCTCTATATGCCTCCCCGGTGCTAGAATGGATTAAAGATGGGAACCACTCTGCCCAGCTTCTAAGGCCCCTTTTCCCAGTCCAGATGGACTTTGTTCATCCTTGCAGATATGAGGCTGATTCACAGGGATCATACCCTGCTGGCACACTGGGTTCTCCTGGATCTCAATTCCTCTTCAAAGTTAaggctcagccgggcgtggtggcgcacacctttaatcccagcactcgggaggcagaggcagaggcaggtggatttctgagttcgaggccagcctggtctacaatgtgagctccagaactgccagggctataccaagaaaccctgtcttgaaaagacaaaaaaaaaaaggctcatgCTCACTTCTGCAACAGCTAGTGAGGCCTCTCATAGAGATCTTGTATATGTAGCTTCCAACAAAATGCAGTAAATGTCTGTTAAATAGATTGTTGAGTGGAATAATGAAAGAACAAGCAAATGTCGGCCAGTATGGGGTCATATCACACATCATTTTGTACCATGTGTAAAAATGGCCTTAATGGGTTTCATTTTTGATGTATGATCTGCCTTGGCTCAACTAAGATGGTAGCTTCTGGACCATGCTTATAACAAATGGGATAGAGTAGTGCCTGAGTCCTGCCCTAAGTCTGtgggttctgtttccatgacATCTTTTTGGTAGTTTTCCTTTGGAGGTATAAGACGATTTTCTACTGTTTGCAACCATACCTGGTTGGCAGAACCAACTTCCTCATACCAGACTCATCCCAAGAATTGTTTTTAACCATCTTAACAATTTTCAGTAACCATAATTGACTCCATTTTGTATCTGGGGCCTTGAGAGGTTGAATCTTAGCCAAAGTTAAGCAGTTAATTAGAGGCAGGTCAGGATTCAAATCAAAGTCATAGAAATCCCCCTCTACTCACCCTTAAGCACCTTATAAGCATTGCTTCATTAAAGCACTAGCCCTGTTTTGCAGCTGGGAAGCTAAGACCAGAAGAGGTCATAGACAGTGGAGCAGTGGCCAGATTCTCCTGGGAGAATCAGGGGAGGAGCAGAGTTTTGGTGTGGTGAGGTC
It encodes the following:
- the Necab3 gene encoding N-terminal EF-hand calcium-binding protein 3 isoform X2, whose amino-acid sequence is MACAGLLTVCLLGPPAPQQPRHSAPAAGHALFQDVFRRADKNDDGKLSFEEFQNYFADGVLSSAELRELFSGIDDHLTDNLETEKLCDYFSTHLGVYRPVLAALESLNRAVLTAMDTTKLEYEQASKVDQFVTRFLLRETVNQLQALQTSLEGASDTLEAQARGQRLDEETIKVQSRPCGSRRAGRRALRSISWSPSWSPGSSDTGRSSEAELQWRLQVNRLQELIDQLECKAPRLEPMHEEDLTKGLDSHILVAQRQVQVAEDALQEFHRALSCYMNFTGAQSHCLHVSAQKMLDNAAFTLYEFWQDEASWRRHQQSPCSKAFQRTLIDHLQAPDTLTTVFFPASWWIMNNN
- the Necab3 gene encoding N-terminal EF-hand calcium-binding protein 3 isoform X1, which codes for MACAGLLTVCLLGPPAPQQPRHSAPAAGHALFQDVFRRADKNDDGKLSFEEFQNYFADGVLSSAELRELFSGIDDHLTDNLETEKLCDYFSTHLGVYRPVLAALESLNRAVLTAMDTTKLEYEQASKVDQFVTRFLLRETVNQLQALQTSLEGASDTLEAQARGQRLDEETIKVQSRPCGSRRAGRRALRSISWSPSWSPGSSDTGALADVLLVPLPGRSSEAELQWRLQVNRLQELIDQLECKAPRLEPMHEEDLTKGLDSHILVAQRQVQVAEDALQEFHRALSCYMNFTGAQSHCLHVSAQKMLDNAAFTLYEFWQDEASWRRHQQSPCSKAFQRTLIDHLQAPDTLTTVFFPASWWIMNNN
- the Necab3 gene encoding N-terminal EF-hand calcium-binding protein 3 isoform X3, yielding MACAGLLTVCLLGPPAPQQPRHSAPAAGHALFQDVFRRADKNDDGKLSFEEFQNYFADGVLSSAELRELFSGIDDHLTDNLETEKLCDYFSTHLGVYRPVLAALESLNRAVLTAMDTTKLEYEQASKVDQFVTRFLLRETVNQLQALQTSLEGASDTLEAQARGQRLDEETIKVQSRPCGSRRAGRRALRSISWSPSWSPGSSDTGALADVLLVPLPGRSSEAELQWRLQVNRLQELIDQLECKAPRLEPMHEEDLTKGLDSHILVAQRQVQVAEDALQEFHRALSCYMNFTGAQSHCLQ